A genomic segment from Streptomyces sp. NBC_00459 encodes:
- a CDS encoding ABC transporter ATP-binding protein, with protein sequence MIEAVGLTKRYGDKTAVYNLSFQVRPGSVTGFLGPNGSGKSTTMRMILGLDQPTSGQVTIGGFPYRRLPNAPRQVGALLDAKAVHGGRSARSHLLCLAQLSGIPARRVDEVLGVVGLQDVARKRSKGFSLGMGQRLGIAAALLGDPQVLLFDEPVNGLDPEGILWVRNLMKALAAEGRTVFVSSHLMSEMALTADHLIVIGRGQLLSDMSIKDFISANSADFARVRTPETEPQQREKLTAALTEAGGQVLPEQDGALRVMGLPLHRISDLAHSADVRLWELSPHQASLEEAYMRMTQGAVDYRSTVDQRAGLQQQLPPGAQPPVQMPVPGQGQPGWYAPPPPQQSGQPPFSDPGQHGQPAGPYGAPGGPGAPAGGHENPYAQPAAPQQAPAAPALTKPEDAR encoded by the coding sequence ATGATCGAGGCAGTCGGCCTGACGAAGCGCTACGGCGACAAGACGGCCGTGTACAACCTTTCCTTCCAGGTGCGGCCGGGATCCGTCACCGGCTTCCTCGGCCCGAACGGGTCGGGCAAGTCGACGACGATGAGGATGATCCTCGGCCTGGACCAGCCCACCTCGGGCCAGGTGACGATCGGCGGCTTCCCCTACCGCAGGCTGCCCAACGCCCCCCGGCAGGTCGGCGCGCTGCTCGACGCGAAGGCGGTGCACGGCGGCCGGTCAGCCCGCAGCCATCTGCTGTGCCTGGCGCAGCTCTCGGGCATCCCGGCGCGGCGCGTGGACGAGGTGCTGGGGGTCGTCGGGCTCCAGGACGTGGCCCGCAAGCGCTCCAAGGGGTTCTCGCTCGGTATGGGACAGCGGCTCGGCATCGCCGCCGCGCTCCTCGGCGACCCCCAGGTGCTGCTCTTCGACGAGCCGGTCAACGGCCTCGACCCGGAGGGCATCCTCTGGGTGCGCAACCTGATGAAGGCGCTCGCGGCGGAGGGCCGGACCGTGTTCGTCTCCTCCCACCTGATGAGCGAGATGGCGCTGACCGCCGACCACCTCATCGTGATCGGGCGCGGACAGCTGCTGTCCGACATGAGCATCAAGGACTTCATCTCCGCCAACTCGGCCGACTTCGCACGCGTACGCACGCCGGAGACCGAGCCGCAGCAGCGCGAGAAGCTGACGGCGGCGCTGACCGAGGCGGGCGGCCAGGTGCTGCCCGAGCAGGACGGCGCGCTGCGCGTCATGGGCCTGCCGCTGCACCGCATCAGCGACCTGGCACACTCCGCCGACGTACGTCTGTGGGAGCTGTCGCCGCACCAGGCGTCGCTGGAAGAGGCGTACATGCGGATGACGCAGGGCGCTGTCGACTACCGCTCGACCGTCGACCAGCGGGCCGGGCTCCAGCAGCAGCTGCCGCCGGGCGCGCAGCCGCCGGTGCAGATGCCGGTCCCGGGACAGGGACAGCCGGGCTGGTACGCCCCGCCGCCGCCCCAGCAGAGCGGTCAGCCGCCGTTCTCGGACCCGGGGCAGCACGGGCAGCCCGCGGGGCCGTACGGCGCCCCTGGCGGCCCCGGCGCTCCCGCCGGCGGCCACGAGAACCCGTACGCGCAGCCCGCCGCGCCTCAGCAGGCGCCCGCCGCTCCCGCCCTGACCAAGCCCGAGGACGCCCGATGA
- a CDS encoding ABC transporter permease, with product MTAAQVIRSEWTKIRSVASTVWTLGLAAVVTIALGALISLLFKNQWSDLSEKDRLSFDPTYTSFAGMSLGQLAMIVFGVLVVSNEYSTGMIRTSLSAVPQRGTFLASKLAVAAGLAFAVGIVTSFAAFFLGQAMLGDHSTSIGDPGVLRAVIGGALYMTLIALFSMGVAAMLRSPMLSLGVLMPFFFLISNILGAVSATKKVARYLPDQAGSKIMQVVTPVDNDTPYGPWGGLAIMVGWVVVALLGGYALLKKRDA from the coding sequence ATGACGGCCGCTCAGGTCATCCGGTCCGAGTGGACCAAGATCCGGTCGGTAGCGTCCACGGTGTGGACGCTCGGTCTGGCGGCCGTGGTGACGATCGCGCTCGGCGCGCTGATCTCGCTGCTCTTCAAGAACCAGTGGAGCGACCTCAGCGAGAAGGACCGGCTGTCCTTCGATCCGACGTACACGAGCTTCGCGGGGATGAGCCTCGGCCAGCTCGCGATGATCGTGTTCGGGGTGCTCGTCGTGTCGAACGAGTACAGCACCGGCATGATCCGCACCTCGCTGTCCGCCGTACCGCAGCGCGGCACATTTCTCGCCAGCAAGCTCGCGGTGGCGGCCGGGCTCGCCTTCGCGGTCGGCATCGTCACCAGCTTCGCCGCGTTCTTCCTCGGGCAGGCGATGCTGGGCGACCATTCGACGTCGATCGGCGATCCGGGCGTACTGCGCGCGGTCATCGGCGGGGCGCTCTACATGACGCTCATCGCCCTGTTCTCCATGGGCGTGGCCGCGATGCTGCGCAGCCCGATGCTGTCGCTCGGTGTGCTGATGCCGTTCTTCTTCCTGATCTCCAACATCCTGGGCGCGGTCTCGGCGACGAAGAAGGTCGCCCGCTATCTGCCCGACCAGGCCGGCAGCAAGATCATGCAGGTGGTCACCCCGGTCGACAACGACACTCCGTACGGCCCCTGGGGCGGGCTCGCGATCATGGTGGGGTGGGTCGTCGTGGCCCTGCTCGGCGGGTATGCGCTGCTGAAGAAACGGGATGCCTGA
- a CDS encoding ABC transporter ATP-binding protein: MIELEGLTKRYGEKMAVNHLTFTVRPGIVTGFLGPNGAGKSTTMRMMLGLDRPTAGDVRIDGQHYNRLKDPLKYIGALLDAKAMHGGRSAYNHLLCLAQSNGIPSSRVHEVLDTVGLTAVARKKAKGFSLGMGQRLGIAGALLGDPRILMFDEPVNGLDPEGIHWIRNLMKSLAAQGRTVFVSSHLMSEMALTADHLVVIGQGRLLADTSMADFIEQNSRSYVRIRSPQRERLLDVLYAAGITAVQAGGETLEVDGGKAEQIGELAAQHHLVLHELSPQQASLEEAFMQLTAESVEYHAHSDTPTPSGLPAGPPPDSAAGSWGDGRQEGRS, translated from the coding sequence ATGATCGAGCTAGAGGGGCTGACCAAGCGGTACGGCGAGAAAATGGCGGTCAACCATCTGACGTTCACCGTCAGACCGGGCATCGTGACCGGCTTCCTCGGCCCCAACGGCGCCGGCAAGTCCACCACCATGCGGATGATGCTCGGCCTCGACCGGCCCACCGCCGGCGACGTCCGGATCGACGGTCAGCACTACAACCGGCTCAAGGACCCCCTCAAGTACATCGGCGCCCTCCTCGACGCCAAGGCCATGCACGGTGGGCGCAGCGCCTACAACCACCTCCTCTGTCTCGCGCAGAGCAATGGCATCCCCTCCTCCCGGGTGCACGAGGTGCTCGACACCGTCGGGCTCACGGCGGTCGCCCGGAAGAAGGCGAAGGGGTTCTCGCTCGGCATGGGGCAGCGCCTCGGTATCGCGGGCGCGCTGCTCGGCGACCCGCGGATCCTGATGTTCGACGAGCCGGTCAACGGCCTCGACCCCGAGGGCATCCACTGGATCCGCAACCTGATGAAATCGCTGGCCGCCCAGGGCCGTACGGTCTTCGTCTCCTCGCACCTCATGAGCGAGATGGCGCTGACCGCCGACCACCTGGTCGTCATCGGGCAGGGACGGCTGCTCGCCGACACCTCCATGGCGGACTTCATCGAGCAGAACTCGCGCTCGTACGTCCGTATCCGCTCCCCCCAGCGCGAGCGGCTGCTCGACGTCCTGTACGCCGCCGGGATCACCGCGGTGCAGGCCGGCGGGGAGACGCTCGAAGTGGACGGCGGGAAGGCCGAGCAGATCGGTGAGCTGGCCGCGCAGCACCACCTCGTGCTGCATGAGCTGAGCCCCCAGCAGGCCTCCCTGGAGGAGGCGTTCATGCAGCTGACCGCCGAGTCGGTCGAGTACCACGCGCACTCCGACACCCCGACCCCGTCCGGCCTCCCGGCCGGTCCCCCGCCCGATTCCGCGGCGGGTTCCTGGGGCGACGGCCGGCAGGAAGGACGGTCATGA